Proteins found in one Zea mays cultivar B73 chromosome 1, Zm-B73-REFERENCE-NAM-5.0, whole genome shotgun sequence genomic segment:
- the LOC100273400 gene encoding uncharacterized protein LOC100273400 — protein MASLSVAAVAATIAMPSSSGGRGRRLRVASMATQKGQKPTPKTVSGTRRSGTTTVFPVGEPGPRPATTSGKAPVKLLTNVEKLRLLTKAERAGLLSAAERAGLSLSAMERLGLLSKLEELGALSAATDPGTPGALLALALPLLAAGPAVVYLVPEEQAWQVALQAVAALVCVVGGAAAVAASTFVSRLQGSSS, from the exons ATGGCGTCACTGTCTGTCGCCGCCGTGGCGGCCACCATAGCGATGCCAAGCAGCAGCGGTGGGAGAGGGCGCCGTCTCAGGGTCGCGTCCATGGCCACCCAGAAGGGCCAGAAGCCGACGCCCAAGACCGTCTCCGGCACGAGAAGATCG GGCACGACGACGGTGTTCCCGGTGGGCGAGCCGGGCCCGCGGCCGGCGACGACGAGCGGCAAAGCGCCGGTTAAGCTGCTGACGAACGTGGAGAAGCTGCGGCTGCTGACCAAGGCGGAGCGCGCGGGCCTGCTGTCGGCGGCGGAGCGCGCGGGGCTGTCGCTGTCGGCGATGGAGCGGCTGGGCCTACTGTCCAAGCTGGAGGAGCTGGGCGCGCTGTCGGCGGCCACGGACCCCGGCACGCCCGGCGCGCTGCTTGCGCTCGCGCTCCCGCTGCTGGCCGCGGGCCCCGCCGTCGTGTACCTCGTCCCCGAAGAGCAGGCGTGGCAGGTGGCGCTGCAGGCCGTCGCCGCGCTCGTCTGCGTGGTCGGAGGCGCCGCCGCGGTGGCCGCGTCCACGTTTGTGTCCAGGCTGCAGGGCTCCTCCAGCTGA
- the LOC100277202 gene encoding Mitochondrial import receptor subunit TOM5 homolog-like, which produces MAGPVAAVTEAWDKLTVFLYSQLYDERNWAKNKKLAKALGVFAGSILFMRTCGDMVAI; this is translated from the exons ATGGCGGGGCCAGTTGCGGCGGTGACGGAGGCGTGGGACAAGCTCACCGTGTTCCTGTACTCCCAGCTCTACGACGAGAGGAACTGGGCCAAAAACAAG AAGTTGGCGAAGGCTCTTGGTGTGTTCGCTGGATCCATCCTGTTCATGCGCACCTGTGGTGATATGGTGGCCATCTAG